One Falco naumanni isolate bFalNau1 chromosome 20 unlocalized genomic scaffold, bFalNau1.pat SUPER_20_unloc_1, whole genome shotgun sequence genomic window, CCCGTGCTGATGACGGTACGGGCTGGGTACCCCCCACTCCGGGAGCTGAATCCCCCATTTTTGCAGTTGACACCTCCAGCTTGACAATACACCTCTGGGACACACTGCTTGGCCACCGAGCTAATGACTCTCTTGGGGTGGATCCCAGCGCTGCGGGAGCTGAATCCTCCGTTCTGGGAGCTGTGTCGTCCGGAGCGTCTCCCCAGGGAGCTGTAGCCAAATGCAGCCCCGTTCGCAGCCAGCATCCCGCAGTCATCGGGGATATTGTAGCCGCTGCTGACCACAGCTGCAAGACAGCCCGCAGGATTAATTATTTAGAGGGGAAAGCTGAAGACTCTCACAAGTCAAGTTGTTTCATGAGTGACAGAAGCAACCAAACCTGATTTCCTCTAGATTTGTCCAACGTATCTGAGCCCCTGCTCCTTCCAACTCCTCCCCCATGTCCCAGCACATCCCCTCGCAGATCCTCCCAGTTCCCACGTTGCTCATCTGGCTGGTGGCATACTCTTTCCCAGGTTCAATGCACAGCGGTGCATTGCCTCACGGGTCCACCAGGACAGCTCGCTGTTGCCTCCAAGAGTAGAAAAAGGTCATGAATTTGACCTTCACCCCTCCATCCAATagatgttgggtttttttgtgggtgttggggggtttttgtttgtttgtggttttttttttaattcagaggtATTTGAGATTTCTGGGACTAAACGTTCAACGTCAGCCCAGgctgaaatggaaaagggaGGCAAAGGGAGCTGGGGCAGACGGGTAATGCTACTCCATAAACTGCATTTCCTAAAATGAGAAACCCTCATGGCTGAAAACCTTCAGGTTACTTACACACGCTCACCGGGTTCCCCACACATATCCTGttaggggagagaaaagaagcaCACGTTATCTTATTAACCACTTGCATGCACATCCAGAAATCTGACATTACTCATAAATTCCAGCCATACATCCAGCCCACTTAATCCCGTGTTGTAACACGTCTGACCATCCCTAGGACAGGAACTGTTTTTGCTGGCACAAGGGTGGCCTGTATGGCCTCCAGCCATCTCTCCAGCCCCAGTTTCTGTGAGCCTGGGAGATCCTAGAGCTGCAAAATCCACTCAGGAGCTTTAATCATTGTGGCCTCTGATATACGGGGAAAAAAGGGACAAGGTCTCCATCACCCACCTGCTCTCTTCACCCTCCAGTAGAGTCTTATACGTTGCAATCTCAATGTCCAGGGCCAGCTTGAcattcagcagctcctggtAATCCCGCAGCATGCAAGCCAGCTCATCCTTGGCCTTCTGGAGGGCATTCTGCAGCTCAACATGCTTCTCCCGGGCATCTTTGAGGGCACAATCCCCACGCTGCTCAACATCACAAATGGAGGTTTGCAGGCAGGATACCTGTCAGAGGGGAGGATAACACTGCAGGTGTCTCCAAGGCTTGGTTTCCTAATTTCTGGGCGTTCTGAGTTTGGATTAATCCACCAGCATCCCTTCTCTTTATCCACCTTTCAACTACACACTTTCCAACTACAGCCTAGAGCAGGTCTTACATCTACCAAAGGCCAACGCATCATCCTTCTCCATATCTGAGCTGTCCTCCAAGACATTGCTCTTTCTGGAAACATCACCTCTGGGCCTCTCCTACCTGCTTCTTCACGTTCTCCAGTTCACACTGCAGCTTCTGTATCATCCGGGTAAGCTCTGAAATCTCACACTTGTTGCTCTGCAGATCGTCGCAATACTTGCCTCTCTTATCCTGCAGCTCCTGAAACTGGAACCGAGACACAAGACAATCATCATTTTTGACCTGCAGCCTGTTAAGTTGCCAGGCAGACCCCCAGGTGGCTTCCTACTCACCCTGGTTTGGTAGAAAGCATCAACTTCTTCTTTGCTCTTCTGAGCTATTTCTTGGTACCAGCATTCAACGTTCTTGATGATGCTTTCCATGTCCAGGTCTCGGTTGTTGTCCATTTTCACGATGACCGAAGTGTCACATAGCTGGCGATCTACCTGAGCTCGTTCCTACAGGTTGGGGAATGGCTTAGTCAGCTGTTAGCAATTCTCAGGCTTTGTAGTGAAGGAAGGGCTGGGACAGAGCCACGTTGCTCCGCTGATGGATGTAACGAGTCAAGAAATGTCCCTCAGGTTGGCTCAGCAGAAAATCCTCCCTGCTAGATGAGTTGCCACATGTCAGCTGCTGACCTACATGCTGACCTGCAGCAATTCTGTCCACATCAAGGGCAAGGAATCCGAGTGACTTAACCCTTGGTATCCTGTCATCTTCAGCATGTTAATGACAGGATTAAGCTGGGAGTTTCTTTAGCTCTAACCAGACAACTGCAATCCGGAGTAACTAGACAGTCGCATCTGTTTTCTTAGGGGTAGTGTTAGGACACGGCCAATTCGTACCTTGAGCTGCGTTAAGAAAGGGGGAACCACCCTATTTCCATCATAATTGTGTTAATATTAAACCAGCCTTGTACCTCCACGCTCTCAAGTGTTCAGGGCTTGGGATGAGACATGTCCAAGGGGGGTTTCAAGCTGTAGAAGTTTGGAGCACCTGAAGGATGAGCCAGCCCCACCAAACTCCCGGGACGGACCAGAGAAACTCACCTCCTCAAACACACAtttcagcagctccagctgccgcCTTAATAGATCCACCTTCACCTCCAGCTCTTCCTTGTTCAAAAAGATACAGTCTGCGTCCTGAAAGAGAGGAGACACGTTCCAGCCCAATCTGGCTGAAAATGTTGGAGAAACACAtggaaggcagaggcagcaccaATAAAACAGAGACATGTTTCAACAAGATTTCACGAGCAGGAAGGTGTGAGAGGATGAGTCAAGATGCCCCAGTGTCTCCTAAAGGACAACAAAACCATTCCAATGTGACTTACAGGGATTAGTTTGTTTATTACTTAGGACCTAGCTACAAACTCAGAATAGACTAATGAGTatttaaacatgatttttttaatattgttcaaatgacttctgcttttctgatgtCCAAGTAGAAAGGATGTGAAGAGACAGTCAGAAAATAACCAGCGTCTTAGGCACCAGGTATTCCAGCGTGACCTCTCCCACTCTGTCTCCCTTCCACAAATACACCCTCCCATTGCACTTCCAGAATGCGCTTGGGGTAACAAAACTGTTGCTGTAGTGCTGGTGATGTAAGCTTTGAGGATACATTATTTTCACTGCTAGCACTTGCCTCTTTTTCTGACCCCGTGCCTCCCGCGTCCTGCTCCCTGCGACACTCCTGCCAGGCGTTTGCTAATAACGCACTGTTCCGGCCAAGCTGTACAGCAAATAAACCTGTTATAGGTACAATGGTTCCTGTATATTTTAACTTCTCACCTTTTTGAGTGCCACAAACTCATTCTCCACAGTCGTACGCCTGTTGATTTCTTCTTCGTATCTGTTGGAGAAGGCGAAGAAAAGAGCTGAGGCAAGCAATGCCAGACCAGATGCACAGACACCAACCACCAGGCATAAATACCAGCCTCCACTCGCTCAGAGGCTGCCATCAGGCACTGTAAGATCAGCGTCTGGAGACCAAACATTAAACCATCCCAAGATCAGAAGGTTCCTCATCAACAACATTAACAATGCAAAGAGTCTGCAAGTGAGACAGAAGAATGTGACATCCCCAAGGGGGATGTGCCACATGTCTGGGAGATGTTGCCTGAGATGAACcaggggagaagggaaataCCAACAGTTAGAGGAGACCTGAGGGTCCTTACTTGCACTTGAACTCCTCCACCAGCTGGCTCGTGGCACATTCTTCGCTGCCCAGTTTTTGCTTCTCACACAACAAGCAGTCCAGGCGCTTCCGCAGGTCGCAGATGTAATTCTCAAAGTACAGTTCcaggtttttccctttcttcgGTAGGACGTATTGCTGCAGGAGGCCCCACTTGGTCTCCAGCactttgttctgctgctccaggaaTCGGACCTGCAGGGCAAAAATTAGAAATTCTTCAAATAAAGAGATTAATGCAAAAACTCGACACCTCATTTAACTGTCTGCCCTCACTCTGAGACGACAGGTGCAAGAACGGGATTTTCAGGGAGTGAGAGCTGATGTGCCATGGTGAccataaaattatttagaaatctAGAAGGCACCTGTCTACGTCTGCCTTTCTCACCAATGAATAGAAATAGAGCTCCTCTGGATGGTGCCTCTGATGTATTTTAGGAGGAAATCGAGTCCCCAAAGGGTGGAACCTctccatctctgctttttctacAAAAGGATTCTAAGGTGACAGCTCAGGCTTAGACATTTAATGTTTAGGTGCCTGAATCAAGATTGAGCTCCTTTGCCTTCGGGAATGTTTTTCGAACATTCTACATTAAAagacaaagggagaaaaaggttCTAATACAGGACAGGCAGATGAGCCCATCAGGGCTGTAACTTCTAGCTGAGCTGGAGCAAGGTTGCGACGAGCAATCCAGCCTGGAGCTGAGGCCATCCAGAGAGGAGACACCTCCAAGAAAGCCCAGTGCTGCCATGGCCACGACACAAATGCCACCGAACACGGAAGGTCTCGCCCTGAACCCTCGTGGCTCTGCAGGAGTCTGGACCCAGCCCAGTGATGCAGGAGCTCAGTCAGGGTTCTGGAGGAGGCtggctgtgttttatttttctcagagaAGGGCACGTACAGCGTGGGTTTGCACTCACCTTGTCGATGAAGCAGGCAAACTGGGTGTTGAGGGTCTTGATCTGTTCCTTCTCCTGACAGCGTATTTCGTGTTCCAGCGGGTCGACCCCAACGCAGAGGGGCTTCAGGAGCCGTTCGTCAATGCAGATACCCTGGATGCCATCAGCCTTGCGATCGGGGTACCCTCTCACGATGCTATATCCCCTGGGACCACAAAGGCCAACCCTTCCTCCGACACCACTGTAGCCTGCGCCACCTCCGAAGCCGAACTCCCCAAAACATCCTGTACCGCAGACCCCGTTCACGTAGGAAATTCTCCTGTTTGCGCCCAGGTTGCAGACGCTCCTGCTGCTGTAGGCACCAGCTCCACACCGGGCAGGCTGGCAGGCGGAGGCAGCGTAGCTTCGACCACAAATCTCGGAGGCGGAACTGAAGCCTCTTCGTCCCAGGACGGATCTCACCGTCGGCGCCTGTCTGCTCATCGTGGCTTATTTGAAGGTGGAATATGAACGTTTAGGGGAAGCTCTTCGGCAGGAGAGGAACAGAGATCCCGCTGAAGTCACAGTGATGCTACCCCTTTATATATATTTGGGAAGCTGGCCTTGATAGGATCAGGACGTTAATTTAAAGCGCTCAAGGGTTTGGTTTGCCTGGCAGCAATAAATGCTcctcaaaatgcaaaacagccCAGCAAATACTAACtactgaggaaataaaaaggaatctAAAAGTGCTCTGTTTGCAAGTTGGCTTAGAATATATTACGGTTTGAAGTGTTCCCCTAACTTACGCTAATTATAGTTTAGcaaacatttttgaagaaacTCTTTGTGATTTGTTTGCAGTGTGTcgtttggggttttgtgtctCATGGGGTTTTGTGTACCATGGCGTGTTTTGCAGGCTTGCACTTTGTGGGGGTAAATTTCACAATCTTTGGGTGCGGAAAagtaacaagaagaaaaaaaaaaaaagtcaaccaTGAAAAAACACCATGGAAGTTGTGTTGTGATGGACGGGtcatttctgttcctgaaacACCAGCAGATTCACTGAGTTATAGGTCTGGATTCACATGCAAGGACCCTAAATGCTCCCCCAAAAAACATTCCCATGCAGTATTTCACGCTGACCTTCTCTTCCCACCATGAAACACCACCAAAACGGAGCAGGTTGCACCCAGAACTGGGCCATATTTCAGTTTGCTTACCAGGTCTATGTTCTGTGCAGTCAGTGACATTTTCACTGCAGACTCTTGACCTGAAGACCACTTGACACAAGCAGACCTTGGCCCCACGCTATACTGGACCTTCTACCAAGCTGGATGTCAGAGACCTTTTTGATTCATCTGCTGGTAGTCTCTACAGGGAACAAAAAAGGAACAGCAGTAGCGCATTTCAGCCTGATGAGATCCACCTCATTCAAGAAGTGACGGCTGAAATTTGGGTGACTTTGCCAGACACGTCCTTGACACTCAATGGAGATAAACCTCCAAGAGAAACTGCCCCTGGGTCCGTGCTTGGGGGGACTGGGGTGATTCACTCTCCGCAGGCACCGGTCTTTCTGCATCAACAGAGGAAGTCTTAATGAGTGGATTAGACTGGCCACCAGAGATGGCTTTGACTCACATTGGCAAGACGAATCTCCGTCTCTCCTAATCACCAGCCCACGGAGGTGACACAGTGAACCTATCTGCCAGCCATCTCGAGGTTTTCTCCAAACTGACATTTGGAAAGTCAAAACAATAGGGCTCTTTCAGCTCTTTGAAAGTAATGtgtttgggagaaaaaaaacaacacatcaTAGTGCAAACAGTTAAATGCCCTCAGCTCTTCCTGACCAAAGGGGAGCGATGCTTGAAGAAGGCTTTGCGTTATGCATACGACAGGATGGCGTCTCGAGACACACGGTAGCTGTGTTCCCTCATCCTCGTTAACCCTCtccaaaaacattttccaaggaTCAGGGGGATGCAAATCATAAAAACGAGGCTAAACCTCCTTAAAACATTACACCTTCTAGTATCAAGTTCTTAAAAAGAAGACATGCACACCGAAACCGTAGGACGTGACTGCAGCACCCAGATTCACAAGGCTATTAATTGAAGGTATAATTGCAACTTATGTGAGTTTGAGGGGCTGGTGGCATAAATTAGTTGCGTAAACTGATACTTTTGCCCTATACGAATGGGATAATTCAACATATTTACAGCATGACTTTCAGCTTACACCTCTGTTGACAGTATTTTAGGCTCACGGCTCTGGCTGGGTTGCCAGCACAGTTGGCAATATCAGTTAAAACAAATATTAGAGACTTCAAGCTAAAGGTTGTTACTTCCCACGTCCT contains:
- the LOC121081817 gene encoding keratin, type II cytoskeletal 4-like — translated: MSRQAPTVRSVLGRRGFSSASEICGRSYAASACQPARCGAGAYSSRSVCNLGANRRISYVNGVCGTGCFGEFGFGGGAGYSGVGGRVGLCGPRGYSIVRGYPDRKADGIQGICIDERLLKPLCVGVDPLEHEIRCQEKEQIKTLNTQFACFIDKVRFLEQQNKVLETKWGLLQQYVLPKKGKNLELYFENYICDLRKRLDCLLCEKQKLGSEECATSQLVEEFKCKYEEEINRRTTVENEFVALKKDADCIFLNKEELEVKVDLLRRQLELLKCVFEEERAQVDRQLCDTSVIVKMDNNRDLDMESIIKNVECWYQEIAQKSKEEVDAFYQTRFQELQDKRGKYCDDLQSNKCEISELTRMIQKLQCELENVKKQVSCLQTSICDVEQRGDCALKDAREKHVELQNALQKAKDELACMLRDYQELLNVKLALDIEIATYKTLLEGEESRICVGNPVSVSVVSSGYNIPDDCGMLAANGAAFGYSSLGRRSGRHSSQNGGFSSRSAGIHPKRVISSVAKQCVPEVYCQAGGVNCKNGGFSSRSGGYPARTVISTGNGGLNARMGACQAGGVVSFGNQGCVIRQLGGPPVVVANSPEVVGCNNGVVGNYGVVRDPCVVP